A genomic region of Thermus sp. LT1-2-5 contains the following coding sequences:
- a CDS encoding DUF2271 domain-containing protein encodes MLKRYYSRRSFFRRVLGGVLALGLVRAQGKPWPEGMELRVSFAYEGGGFRYRAPYVAVYVEDERGNLVRTLGLFLMPGKGERWWNELRRYFALGDLARMRALSGPTRPPGRYTLAWDGKDEGGRPVAQGSYHVCVEYAREHGPYELFRQKVELGEKPFQKTYTLKGELQEVRLDYGRKA; translated from the coding sequence ATGCTCAAGCGCTATTACAGCCGGAGGAGCTTTTTCAGGCGGGTTTTAGGCGGGGTTTTGGCCCTGGGCCTGGTCCGGGCCCAGGGCAAGCCCTGGCCCGAGGGGATGGAGCTTCGCGTGAGCTTCGCCTACGAGGGGGGCGGCTTCCGCTACCGCGCCCCCTACGTGGCGGTGTACGTGGAGGACGAGCGGGGCAACCTGGTGCGCACCCTGGGCCTCTTCCTCATGCCGGGGAAGGGGGAGCGGTGGTGGAACGAGCTCAGGCGCTACTTCGCCCTGGGGGACCTGGCCCGCATGCGGGCCCTTTCCGGCCCCACCCGGCCCCCGGGCCGCTACACCCTAGCCTGGGACGGCAAGGACGAAGGAGGCCGCCCTGTGGCCCAGGGAAGCTACCACGTCTGCGTGGAGTACGCTCGGGAACATGGGCCCTACGAGCTTTTCCGCCAGAAGGTGGAACTCGGCGAGAAGCCCTTCCAAAAGACCTACACCCTGAAGGGGGAGCTACAGGAGGTGCGCCTTGACTACGGTCGGAAGGCCTAG
- a CDS encoding PepSY-associated TM helix domain-containing protein — MTTVGRPRSGTSSWRAKLYAWARTLHLYLSLLAFLSILFFAATGLTLNHPEWFGEGRVRKLSGTLPHAPYLEGESVDWLALAEDLRALGLRGRVADRGQSGSQAWLSFRAPGYGADAQVDLTTGAYTLSLTEAGLVAALNDLHKGRDTPSGWRWVLDLSALFLAAVSLTGLLLSLLFRKTRKAALFTLLLGLLLFGGLALWAAL, encoded by the coding sequence TTGACTACGGTCGGAAGGCCTAGGAGCGGGACGAGCTCCTGGCGGGCCAAGCTTTACGCCTGGGCCCGGACCCTGCACCTTTACCTTTCCCTCTTGGCCTTCCTCTCCATTCTCTTTTTCGCCGCTACCGGCCTCACCCTGAACCACCCCGAGTGGTTCGGGGAAGGAAGGGTGCGGAAGCTTTCCGGCACCCTCCCCCACGCCCCTTACCTGGAGGGGGAAAGCGTGGACTGGCTCGCCCTGGCGGAGGACCTGAGGGCCTTGGGCCTCAGGGGGCGGGTGGCGGACCGGGGGCAAAGCGGCAGCCAAGCCTGGCTTTCCTTCCGCGCCCCCGGCTACGGGGCCGACGCCCAGGTGGACCTCACGACGGGAGCCTACACCCTAAGCCTCACGGAAGCGGGCCTGGTGGCGGCCCTGAACGACCTGCACAAGGGCCGGGACACCCCTTCGGGGTGGCGGTGGGTCCTGGACCTCTCCGCCCTCTTCCTGGCGGCGGTGAGCCTCACGGGGCTTCTCCTGAGCCTCCTTTTCCGCAAAACGCGCAAGGCGGCCCTCTTCACCCTCCTTTTGGGCCTCCTCCTCTTTGGGGGCCTGGCCCTTTGGGCCGCTTTATAG
- a CDS encoding chlorite dismutase family protein, which yields MVHSFALFRLLPEFRRLEAEQQEHLKEDFAHLLARWQGREGFLAVYSLVGLAAEADLLLWQGAESPKALQAFRREANRTRLLGFLEPVALYLDQGEGAPGEGALALFPYGLEGPVPEGLKAFRGENLLALEGPLEALFPLILKEGGYLGARRAPREALDEL from the coding sequence ATGGTCCACAGCTTCGCCCTCTTCCGTCTCCTCCCCGAGTTCCGCCGCCTGGAGGCGGAGCAGCAGGAGCACCTGAAGGAGGACTTCGCCCACCTCCTCGCCCGCTGGCAGGGGCGGGAGGGGTTTTTGGCCGTGTACAGCCTGGTGGGGTTGGCCGCGGAGGCGGACCTCCTCCTCTGGCAGGGGGCGGAAAGCCCCAAGGCCCTCCAGGCCTTCCGGCGCGAGGCCAACCGCACCCGCCTTCTCGGCTTTTTGGAGCCCGTGGCCCTCTACCTGGACCAAGGGGAGGGGGCTCCGGGGGAAGGGGCCTTGGCCCTTTTCCCCTATGGCCTCGAGGGCCCCGTCCCCGAGGGGCTCAAGGCCTTCCGCGGGGAGAACCTCCTGGCCCTGGAGGGTCCCCTGGAGGCCCTCTTCCCCCTCATCCTGAAGGAAGGGGGCTACCTGGGCGCCCGGCGCGCGCCCAGGGAGGCCCTGGACGAGCTATAA
- the hemQ gene encoding hydrogen peroxide-dependent heme synthase, translating to MERHVPEPTFTLEGWHVLHDFRHLDYGAWLGAPEEERRAAWEELRVILAEWREAEARGEGSFGVYQVVTQKADLLFLHLRESLDALLAVEARLNKSRFARFLRPAYGFYSVVELGSQTGPLDPEAPYVKPRLTPRVPKGGYVCFYPMNKRRQGQDNWYLLPAQERALLMKAHGETGRKYQGKVMQVISGAQGLDDWEWGVDLFSEDPIQFKKIVYEMRFDEVSARYGEFGPFYVGKYLSEEDLARFLGVG from the coding sequence ATGGAAAGGCACGTACCCGAGCCCACCTTTACCCTCGAGGGCTGGCACGTCCTCCACGATTTCCGCCACCTGGACTATGGGGCCTGGCTGGGCGCGCCTGAGGAGGAGCGGCGCGCCGCCTGGGAGGAGCTACGGGTCATCCTGGCCGAATGGCGGGAGGCGGAGGCCAGGGGGGAGGGCTCCTTCGGCGTTTACCAGGTGGTGACCCAGAAGGCGGACCTCCTCTTCCTGCACCTGCGGGAAAGCCTGGACGCCCTTTTGGCCGTGGAGGCGCGCCTCAACAAAAGCCGCTTCGCCCGCTTCCTTCGCCCCGCCTACGGATTTTACTCCGTGGTGGAGCTCGGAAGCCAGACCGGTCCCCTGGACCCCGAGGCCCCTTACGTCAAGCCCCGCCTCACCCCCCGGGTGCCCAAGGGGGGCTACGTCTGCTTCTACCCCATGAACAAGCGCCGCCAGGGGCAGGACAACTGGTACCTGCTCCCCGCCCAGGAAAGGGCCCTTCTCATGAAGGCCCACGGGGAAACGGGAAGGAAGTACCAGGGGAAGGTGATGCAGGTCATCAGCGGGGCCCAGGGCCTGGACGACTGGGAGTGGGGCGTGGACCTCTTCAGCGAGGACCCCATCCAGTTCAAGAAGATCGTCTACGAGATGCGCTTTGACGAGGTGTCCGCCCGCTACGGCGAGTTTGGGCCCTTCTACGTGGGGAAGTACCTTTCCGAGGAGGACCTGGCCCGCTTCTTGGGGGTGGGCTAG
- a CDS encoding mechanosensitive ion channel family protein has translation MGLVQIALVLLVIGVLGRLGGRLFAALAQAVPGSRDDAFFRLLGFLWWGFLTLAGASYLVHTLGLPHEPFRTWGEGLVRWAGAQGIAALGALALTYLGYRLTPLLLGRLPVPETGELTREAVRRKTLRAVAESALRVVILVVGGLLFLSNLGLNVTALLAGAGVAGLAVSFAAQNLIRDFINGFFILLEDQYGVGDIVQIGNVGGQVERFTLRVTVLRDLEGRVHFFPNSEVRQVTVLTQEWSRAVVDVGVAYKEDIDRVLEVFRDEVERFHQDLEWRDRFTEPPEVLGVQALGDSSVVIRVLFNTKPAQQWAVAREFRRRIKKRLDQEGIEIPFPHQKLYFGEPLRLERV, from the coding sequence ATGGGTTTGGTGCAGATCGCCCTGGTCCTTTTGGTGATAGGCGTCCTGGGCCGCTTGGGAGGACGGCTTTTCGCCGCCTTAGCCCAGGCGGTGCCCGGAAGCCGGGACGACGCCTTTTTCCGCCTCTTGGGCTTCCTCTGGTGGGGGTTCTTGACCCTAGCGGGGGCTTCCTACCTGGTCCACACCCTGGGCCTTCCCCACGAGCCCTTCCGCACCTGGGGAGAAGGCTTGGTGCGTTGGGCTGGAGCCCAGGGGATAGCGGCCCTGGGCGCCTTAGCCCTCACCTACCTGGGCTACCGCCTCACCCCCCTCCTCCTGGGCCGACTCCCCGTGCCGGAAACGGGGGAGCTCACCCGGGAGGCGGTGCGGCGCAAGACCCTCCGGGCCGTGGCGGAATCCGCCCTGAGGGTGGTGATCCTGGTCGTTGGCGGGCTCCTCTTCCTCTCCAACTTGGGCCTTAACGTGACGGCCCTCCTGGCGGGGGCCGGGGTGGCGGGGCTCGCCGTGAGCTTCGCGGCGCAAAACCTCATTCGCGACTTCATCAACGGCTTTTTCATCCTCCTGGAGGACCAGTACGGGGTGGGGGATATCGTCCAGATCGGGAACGTGGGGGGGCAGGTGGAGCGCTTCACCCTGAGGGTCACGGTGCTAAGGGACCTCGAGGGCCGGGTCCACTTCTTCCCCAACTCCGAGGTGCGCCAGGTCACCGTCCTCACCCAGGAGTGGAGCCGGGCGGTGGTGGACGTGGGCGTGGCCTACAAGGAGGACATCGACCGGGTCCTGGAGGTCTTCCGGGATGAGGTGGAGCGCTTCCACCAAGACCTCGAGTGGCGGGACCGCTTTACCGAGCCCCCCGAGGTCTTAGGGGTGCAGGCCCTGGGGGACTCCTCCGTGGTGATCCGGGTCCTCTTCAACACCAAACCCGCCCAGCAGTGGGCGGTGGCCCGGGAGTTCCGCCGCCGGATCAAAAAGCGTCTGGACCAGGAGGGCATAGAGATCCCCTTCCCCCACCAAAAGCTTTACTTCGGAGAGCCCTTGCGGCTGGAAAGGGTGTAG
- a CDS encoding bifunctional (p)ppGpp synthetase/guanosine-3',5'-bis(diphosphate) 3'-pyrophosphohydrolase has product MVRAPALWEKLEPHLEYLPPEDREKVKEAYLFAEEAHRGQVRKSGEPYITHPVAVAEILASLRMDADTVAAGLLHDTLEDCGVAPEELERRFGPAVRRIVEGETKVSKLYKLANLEGEEKRAEDLRQMFIAMAEDVRIIIVKLADRLHNLRTLEFMPPEKQKRIAQETLEIYAPLAHRLGIGQLKWELEDLSFRYLHPEAYQALLSRIQETQEARERLVKKAMAALEEALRRDELLQAQLQGFEVTGRPKHLYSIWKKMEREKKALEQIYDLLAVRVILDPKPSPTEEGRALREKQVCYHVLGLVHALWQPIPGRVKDYIAVPKPNGYQSLHTTVIALEGLPLEVQIRTREMHRIAEYGIAAHWLYKEGLTDPEEIKRRISWLKSIQEWQQEFSSSREFVEAVTRDLLGGRVFVFTPKGRIINLPKGATPVDFAYHIHTEVGHHMVGAKVNGRIVPLSYELQNGEIVEILTAKNAHPSKGWLEFAKTRSAKSKIRQYFRAQERQETLERGQGLLERYLKRKGLPKPTDSQLEEVAKHLGLPPSPEELYLALALNRLTPKQVAEKLYPKALLKPEKPKPAPKNEWGIRLEQDLQAPIRLASCCEPMKGDAILGFVTRGRGVTVHRADCPNLRRILQGPEADRVIGAYWEGVGGKVATLEVLAQDRTGLLRDVMQVVAEAGKSALGSETRILGPMARIRLRLTVQDGEREALLEALRGVKSVQEVRWV; this is encoded by the coding sequence GTGGTCCGCGCGCCCGCCCTTTGGGAAAAGCTGGAGCCTCACCTAGAATACCTCCCCCCGGAGGACCGGGAGAAGGTGAAGGAGGCTTACCTCTTCGCCGAGGAAGCCCACCGGGGGCAGGTGCGCAAAAGCGGGGAGCCCTACATCACCCACCCGGTGGCGGTGGCGGAGATCCTCGCTTCCTTGCGCATGGACGCCGACACCGTGGCGGCGGGGCTCCTGCACGACACCCTGGAGGACTGCGGCGTGGCCCCCGAGGAGCTGGAAAGGCGCTTCGGCCCGGCGGTGCGCCGCATCGTGGAGGGGGAGACCAAGGTCAGCAAGCTCTACAAGCTGGCCAACCTCGAGGGGGAGGAGAAGCGGGCCGAGGACCTCCGCCAAATGTTCATCGCCATGGCGGAGGACGTGCGCATCATCATCGTGAAGCTGGCGGACCGCCTGCACAACCTGCGCACCCTGGAGTTCATGCCCCCCGAGAAGCAGAAGCGCATCGCGCAGGAAACCCTGGAGATCTACGCCCCCCTGGCCCACCGCCTGGGGATAGGGCAGCTGAAGTGGGAGCTGGAGGACCTCTCCTTCCGCTACCTTCACCCCGAGGCCTACCAGGCCCTCCTCTCCCGCATCCAGGAAACCCAGGAGGCCCGGGAGCGCCTGGTGAAAAAAGCCATGGCTGCCCTCGAGGAGGCCCTAAGGCGGGATGAGCTCCTCCAGGCCCAGCTCCAGGGCTTCGAGGTCACGGGCCGGCCCAAGCACCTCTACTCCATCTGGAAGAAGATGGAGCGGGAGAAAAAGGCCCTGGAGCAGATCTACGACCTCCTGGCGGTGCGGGTCATCCTGGACCCCAAGCCAAGCCCCACCGAGGAGGGCCGGGCCCTGCGGGAAAAGCAAGTCTGCTACCACGTCCTGGGCCTGGTCCACGCCCTTTGGCAGCCCATTCCCGGCCGGGTCAAGGACTACATCGCCGTGCCCAAGCCAAACGGCTACCAAAGCCTCCACACCACGGTCATCGCCCTGGAAGGCCTCCCCTTGGAGGTGCAGATCCGCACCCGGGAGATGCACCGCATCGCCGAGTACGGCATCGCCGCCCACTGGCTTTACAAGGAGGGCCTCACCGACCCCGAGGAGATCAAGCGCCGGATTTCCTGGCTCAAGAGCATACAGGAGTGGCAGCAGGAGTTTTCCAGCTCCCGGGAGTTCGTGGAGGCGGTGACCCGGGACCTTTTGGGAGGGCGGGTCTTCGTCTTCACCCCCAAGGGGCGGATCATCAACCTGCCCAAGGGGGCCACCCCCGTGGACTTCGCCTACCACATCCACACGGAGGTGGGGCACCACATGGTGGGGGCCAAGGTGAACGGGCGCATCGTCCCCCTCTCCTACGAGCTGCAAAACGGGGAGATCGTGGAGATCCTCACCGCCAAAAACGCCCACCCCTCCAAGGGCTGGCTGGAGTTCGCCAAGACCCGGAGCGCCAAGAGCAAGATCCGGCAGTACTTCCGCGCCCAGGAACGCCAGGAAACCCTGGAAAGGGGCCAAGGCCTCCTGGAGCGCTACCTGAAGCGCAAAGGGCTCCCCAAGCCCACGGACAGCCAGCTTGAGGAGGTGGCCAAGCACCTGGGCCTCCCCCCTTCCCCCGAGGAGCTCTACCTGGCCCTGGCCTTAAACCGCCTCACCCCCAAGCAGGTGGCGGAAAAGCTCTACCCAAAGGCCCTCCTCAAGCCGGAAAAGCCTAAGCCCGCCCCCAAGAACGAGTGGGGCATCCGCCTGGAGCAAGACCTCCAGGCCCCCATCCGCCTCGCCTCCTGCTGCGAGCCTATGAAGGGGGACGCCATCCTGGGCTTTGTCACCCGGGGCCGAGGGGTCACGGTCCATCGGGCGGACTGCCCCAACCTGCGGCGCATCCTCCAGGGGCCGGAGGCGGACCGGGTGATCGGGGCCTACTGGGAAGGCGTGGGGGGGAAGGTGGCCACCCTCGAGGTCCTGGCCCAGGACCGGACCGGCCTCCTGAGGGACGTGATGCAGGTGGTGGCGGAGGCGGGAAAAAGCGCCCTGGGCTCGGAAACCCGCATCCTGGGCCCCATGGCCCGCATACGGCTTCGCCTCACCGTGCAGGACGGGGAAAGGGAGGCTCTCCTGGAAGCTCTCCGGGGGGTGAAGAGCGTGCAGGAGGTGCGCTGGGTCTAA
- a CDS encoding secondary thiamine-phosphate synthase enzyme YjbQ, with amino-acid sequence MRRLTVRTPEEGLVNITRMVEAALEGHTGLVYLFVPHTTCGLLVQEGADPDVARDLLARLEELAPRFHPKDRHAEGNTHAHLKTLLTGVHLLLFAEGGRLKLGRWQQVFLAEFDGPRTREVWVRPL; translated from the coding sequence ATGCGAAGGCTTACCGTGCGCACGCCGGAAGAGGGCCTGGTGAACATTACCCGGATGGTGGAGGCGGCCCTGGAAGGGCATACGGGCCTCGTATACCTCTTCGTGCCCCACACCACCTGCGGCCTTTTGGTGCAGGAAGGGGCGGACCCCGACGTGGCCCGCGATCTCCTGGCCCGCCTGGAGGAGCTCGCCCCCCGCTTCCACCCCAAGGACCGCCATGCCGAGGGCAACACCCACGCCCACCTGAAAACCCTCCTCACCGGGGTCCACCTCCTCCTCTTCGCCGAGGGGGGCAGGCTGAAGCTGGGCCGCTGGCAACAGGTCTTCCTGGCGGAGTTTGACGGGCCGCGGACCCGGGAGGTGTGGGTGCGGCCCCTTTAG
- a CDS encoding class I SAM-dependent methyltransferase: MSSALTRVAYAYDRLRAYPPEVAGRIATAIANAVSGRGEEPILLELGVGTGRIALPLIARGFPYIALDVNPAMLEVFRQKAAGVMRKVRLLQADARAIPLPEESVHGVIVVHLWHLLPDWPKALAEALRVLKPGGALLEGWDQVDAAEECALQERWRALVAEEGVRVERGLHQRRLAQVEEALKRLGLRPKARPVVAWREERTVREALEALEERLYSFTQAVPEAVHAKVMPRLRAWAEAEFGGLDRTFTLQKGFVLRVTRLG; encoded by the coding sequence ATGTCCAGCGCCCTCACCCGGGTGGCCTACGCCTATGACCGCCTCCGGGCTTACCCGCCCGAGGTGGCGGGCCGCATCGCCACCGCCATCGCCAATGCGGTTTCTGGCCGGGGGGAGGAGCCTATTTTGCTGGAGCTCGGGGTGGGCACGGGGCGCATCGCCCTGCCCCTCATCGCCCGGGGCTTTCCCTACATCGCCTTGGACGTGAACCCCGCCATGCTGGAGGTCTTCCGCCAGAAGGCGGCGGGGGTCATGCGCAAGGTGCGGCTTTTGCAGGCGGACGCCCGGGCCATCCCCCTGCCCGAGGAGAGCGTCCACGGGGTCATTGTGGTTCACCTTTGGCACCTCCTTCCCGACTGGCCTAAGGCCTTGGCCGAGGCCCTAAGGGTGCTCAAGCCCGGAGGGGCGCTCCTGGAGGGGTGGGACCAGGTGGATGCGGCGGAGGAGTGCGCCCTGCAGGAGCGTTGGCGGGCCTTGGTGGCGGAAGAAGGCGTGCGGGTGGAAAGGGGCCTGCACCAAAGGCGCCTCGCCCAGGTGGAGGAGGCCCTAAAGCGGCTTGGCCTTAGGCCCAAAGCCCGCCCAGTGGTGGCGTGGCGGGAGGAGCGCACGGTGCGGGAGGCCTTGGAGGCCCTGGAGGAGCGCCTCTATTCCTTCACCCAGGCCGTGCCCGAGGCGGTGCACGCCAAGGTGATGCCGAGGCTTAGGGCTTGGGCCGAGGCGGAGTTCGGCGGGTTGGACCGCACCTTCACCCTACAAAAGGGCTTTGTCCTGCGGGTCACGCGCCTGGGCTAG
- a CDS encoding glucose-1-phosphate thymidylyltransferase gives MKGLILAAGRGTRLRPLTHTRPKPVIRVAGRPIIHYAVENLREAGVEEIGVVVSPETEKDIREALSGYPVRYVLQEEPQGLAHAVAVARDFLGDSPFVLYLGDNLFQKGIGRFLEAFRDGASAVLALVRVEDPRQFGVAVLEGDRVVRLLEKPQDPPSDLAVAGVYVFTPEVLEVIQDLKPSARGEYEITDAIQGLIDRGRRVVGVEVTGWWKDTGRPKDLLDANRLLLEELSPRVEGEVEGSELTGRVVVEKGAKVVGSTIIGPAFIGEGALVEGAYVGPFTSLGPGAKVVRSEVEYSILEDHAVLEDVALRLQESILGVGAKVQSRNGLPRAHRLILGDLSQVELA, from the coding sequence ATGAAAGGGCTCATCCTAGCCGCCGGGCGGGGCACGCGGCTCCGCCCCCTTACCCACACCCGTCCCAAGCCGGTGATCCGGGTGGCGGGCCGGCCCATCATCCACTACGCCGTGGAAAACTTACGGGAAGCGGGCGTGGAGGAGATTGGGGTGGTGGTCTCCCCGGAAACGGAGAAGGACATCCGCGAGGCCCTCTCGGGATACCCCGTGCGCTACGTCCTCCAAGAAGAGCCCCAGGGCTTGGCCCATGCCGTGGCGGTAGCCCGGGACTTCTTGGGGGATAGCCCCTTCGTCCTCTACCTGGGGGACAACCTCTTCCAAAAGGGAATCGGACGCTTCCTGGAAGCTTTCCGCGATGGGGCGAGCGCGGTCCTCGCCCTGGTGCGGGTGGAAGATCCCAGGCAGTTCGGGGTGGCCGTGCTCGAGGGCGACCGGGTGGTGCGCCTTTTGGAAAAGCCCCAGGACCCCCCCTCGGACCTGGCGGTGGCCGGGGTATACGTCTTCACCCCCGAGGTCTTGGAGGTCATCCAGGACCTCAAGCCCTCAGCCCGGGGGGAGTACGAGATCACCGACGCCATCCAGGGCCTCATCGACCGGGGCCGCCGGGTGGTGGGGGTGGAGGTCACGGGCTGGTGGAAGGACACGGGCCGCCCCAAGGACCTCCTGGACGCCAACCGCCTCCTTTTGGAGGAGCTTTCCCCCAGGGTGGAAGGCGAGGTGGAAGGAAGCGAGCTCACGGGCCGGGTGGTGGTGGAAAAGGGGGCCAAGGTGGTGGGAAGCACCATTATCGGCCCCGCCTTCATCGGGGAAGGGGCCCTGGTGGAGGGAGCCTACGTGGGGCCCTTCACCTCCTTGGGGCCAGGGGCAAAGGTGGTGCGCTCGGAGGTGGAGTATTCCATCCTCGAGGACCACGCCGTCTTGGAAGACGTGGCCCTGCGCCTCCAGGAGAGCATCCTGGGGGTGGGGGCCAAGGTGCAGAGCCGCAACGGGCTTCCCCGGGCCCACCGCCTCATCCTCGGGGACCTCTCCCAGGTGGAACTGGCCTAG
- a CDS encoding biotin--[acetyl-CoA-carboxylase] ligase produces MAGLLSLLTEAYQSGEALAQRLGVSRAAISKEAHRLWAEGFPVEVSRQGYRILPGTPLPHLFRPPGRLGRPYRYLGRVGSTQDVLRAWAEAGAPEGALVLAEVQERGRGRRGRAWESRPGVSLTFSLLLRPRLPLPALGLLPLMAGLALFEAVGVGGLKWPNDLLSPDGRKLAGVLLEAKAEGEEVAHALLGVGVNVAWAPEGAAFLQEFTPLSRREVLERFLARLEALLPLLEDPQAFLPRYAQASYTLGRRVRVETAKGPVEGVAEAVLPDGSLRVGGVRVGAGEVALLGLE; encoded by the coding sequence ATGGCGGGGCTCCTCTCCCTCCTCACGGAGGCGTACCAAAGCGGCGAGGCCCTGGCCCAGCGCCTCGGGGTGAGCCGGGCCGCCATCTCCAAGGAGGCGCATCGGCTTTGGGCGGAGGGCTTTCCCGTGGAGGTAAGCCGGCAGGGCTACCGCATTCTCCCCGGCACCCCCCTGCCCCACCTCTTCCGTCCCCCGGGGCGGCTGGGAAGGCCCTACCGCTACCTGGGCCGGGTGGGGAGCACCCAGGACGTGCTCCGGGCCTGGGCCGAGGCCGGGGCCCCCGAGGGGGCCCTGGTCCTGGCGGAGGTCCAGGAAAGGGGGCGGGGCAGGCGGGGGCGGGCCTGGGAAAGCCGCCCCGGGGTGAGCCTCACCTTTTCCCTCCTCCTGAGGCCCCGCCTCCCCCTCCCCGCCCTAGGGCTTCTGCCCCTTATGGCCGGCCTCGCCCTCTTCGAGGCGGTGGGGGTGGGGGGGCTCAAGTGGCCCAACGACCTCCTAAGCCCCGACGGCCGCAAGCTGGCCGGGGTGCTCCTGGAGGCCAAGGCGGAAGGGGAGGAGGTGGCCCACGCCCTTTTGGGCGTGGGGGTGAACGTGGCCTGGGCCCCGGAGGGGGCAGCCTTCCTCCAGGAGTTCACCCCCCTTTCCCGCCGGGAGGTCCTGGAAAGGTTCCTGGCCCGCCTCGAGGCCCTCCTGCCCCTCCTGGAAGACCCACAGGCCTTCCTCCCTCGCTACGCCCAAGCCTCCTATACCCTGGGGCGCCGGGTGCGGGTGGAAACCGCCAAGGGCCCCGTGGAAGGCGTGGCGGAGGCGGTCCTCCCCGACGGGAGCCTCCGGGTGGGGGGGGTGCGGGTGGGGGCAGGGGAGGTGGCCCTCCTAGGCCTTGAGTAA
- a CDS encoding DUF2203 domain-containing protein: MFARIFTKEEADALLPEIQRVLAQMRKARAELQEVQRQLPEARGLKRRALEEEARFLMGSLEADARYLASLGVLLKDLERGLVDFPARVKGEVVFLCWQEGEPEVAHYHPLSGGFAERRPLGEAPSLLPQAARPGERRPGA, translated from the coding sequence ATGTTCGCCCGCATCTTCACCAAGGAAGAGGCGGATGCCCTCCTGCCCGAGATCCAGCGGGTCCTGGCCCAGATGCGCAAGGCCCGGGCCGAGCTCCAAGAGGTGCAACGCCAACTCCCCGAGGCCCGGGGGCTAAAGCGGCGGGCCCTGGAGGAGGAAGCTCGCTTCCTCATGGGCTCCCTGGAGGCAGACGCCCGCTACCTGGCCTCCTTGGGCGTCCTCCTCAAGGACCTGGAGCGGGGCCTGGTGGACTTCCCCGCCCGGGTAAAGGGAGAGGTGGTCTTCCTCTGCTGGCAGGAAGGGGAGCCGGAGGTGGCCCACTACCACCCCCTCTCCGGGGGCTTTGCGGAGCGGAGGCCCCTGGGGGAGGCCCCTAGCCTCCTTCCCCAGGCGGCGCGCCCCGGCGAAAGGCGTCCAGGCGCCTGA
- a CDS encoding metallopeptidase family protein, with amino-acid sequence MTYEAFVRLVERLWEEIPEAFKRGLQGVHVLPGAKPEPGLPGVWRLGEYLDPGPPSALGGFEGLGRHIALYYGSFQAVAGPGFDWEGEVWETLLHELRHHLESLAGREDLVREDLRRLDAFRRGAPPGEGG; translated from the coding sequence ATGACCTACGAAGCCTTCGTGCGCTTGGTGGAGCGGCTTTGGGAGGAGATCCCGGAGGCCTTCAAGCGGGGGCTTCAGGGGGTGCACGTCCTGCCCGGGGCCAAGCCCGAACCCGGGCTTCCAGGGGTGTGGCGGCTTGGGGAGTACCTGGACCCCGGCCCTCCCAGCGCCCTGGGGGGCTTTGAGGGCCTGGGGCGGCACATCGCCCTGTATTACGGCTCCTTCCAAGCGGTGGCCGGGCCGGGGTTTGACTGGGAAGGGGAGGTGTGGGAAACCCTCCTCCACGAGCTCCGCCACCACCTGGAGTCCTTGGCGGGGCGGGAGGACCTGGTGCGGGAAGACCTCAGGCGCCTGGACGCCTTTCGCCGGGGCGCGCCGCCTGGGGAAGGAGGCTAG
- a CDS encoding 23S rRNA (pseudouridine(1915)-N(3))-methyltransferase RlmH: MRLRVVAVGKPRLAYARLGVEEYARRIGRYAPLEVLFAKEEDLLAKAEGYRKVVLDERGKLLSTEGFLRLLQGWEGEKVAFLVGGSEGHSEAVRKAADFLLSLSPLTLQHELALLVLMEQLYRVLTLRAGHPYHRP; the protein is encoded by the coding sequence GTGCGCCTGCGGGTGGTGGCGGTGGGAAAGCCCAGGCTGGCCTACGCCCGGCTTGGGGTGGAGGAGTACGCCAGAAGGATCGGGCGGTACGCTCCCCTCGAGGTCCTCTTCGCCAAGGAGGAGGACCTCCTTGCCAAGGCGGAAGGTTACCGCAAGGTGGTCTTGGACGAGCGGGGGAAGCTCCTTTCCACCGAGGGCTTCCTTAGGCTCCTCCAGGGGTGGGAAGGGGAGAAGGTGGCCTTCTTGGTGGGCGGGTCTGAGGGGCATAGCGAGGCGGTGCGGAAGGCGGCGGACTTCCTCCTTTCCCTTTCCCCCCTCACCCTGCAGCACGAGCTCGCCCTTTTGGTCCTGATGGAGCAGCTCTACCGGGTCCTCACCCTAAGGGCGGGCCACCCCTACCATCGGCCATGA